A window from Desulfurobacterium indicum encodes these proteins:
- the rnc gene encoding ribonuclease III: MGFFLDKIRHLEEKIGYQFRNKELLMRALTHTSYAFEKKEEVENYEVLEFLGDSVIGLIVSEKLIEKFPQKTEGELSQIRAFLVSEPSLAKLARRVDLGSYILLGRGEIKSGGKDKESILCDVFESLFGAIYLDSDFETAKRIFENVFLKEMWQILENTRTYKDYKSYLQEVTQRDFKTIPEYQVIREEGPEHSKEFTVECRVNNIRTISKGKSKKEAEQAAAEKMLEKLGIL, from the coding sequence TTGGGTTTTTTCCTGGATAAAATAAGACATCTGGAAGAAAAAATAGGTTACCAGTTTAGAAATAAAGAGCTCCTTATGAGAGCTCTTACTCATACTTCTTATGCTTTTGAAAAAAAGGAAGAAGTTGAGAATTACGAGGTTTTGGAATTTTTAGGGGATTCGGTAATAGGATTGATAGTTAGTGAAAAACTAATTGAGAAATTTCCCCAAAAGACTGAAGGGGAACTGTCTCAGATCAGGGCTTTTCTGGTTAGCGAACCTTCTTTAGCAAAACTTGCGAGGAGAGTAGATCTCGGTTCTTACATTCTTCTTGGAAGAGGAGAGATAAAATCAGGTGGTAAAGATAAAGAATCAATTCTCTGTGACGTATTTGAATCGTTATTTGGTGCCATATATCTTGATTCTGATTTTGAAACGGCAAAACGTATTTTCGAAAATGTATTTTTGAAGGAGATGTGGCAAATACTGGAAAATACAAGAACATACAAGGATTACAAAAGTTATCTCCAGGAGGTTACCCAGAGAGACTTTAAAACAATTCCCGAGTATCAAGTTATCAGGGAAGAAGGTCCTGAACATTCAAAAGAATTCACAGTTGAATGCAGGGTAAATAACATAAGAACTATATCTAAAGGAAAGTCAAAAAAAGAAGCTGAACAGGCCGCAGCTGAAAAAATGCTTGAAAAATTGGGGATTTTATGA
- a CDS encoding Maf family protein, with translation MKGYERFLLLSSSPRRREILKMIGIPFRVYSSFSAMERIYETPLKTAVENAVSKILAGCEKQESEELALAADTIVVINNQILGKPKNREKARTFLKMLSGKKHTVITGFAVRLPSGKIIKGYEESGVVFRDLSEGEISWYLNTGEPFDKAGAYGIQGYGALLVKRIEGDFFNVMGLPIAKIYDILLDNNIDIKKMVGR, from the coding sequence ATGAAAGGATACGAGCGGTTTCTCTTGCTTTCTTCATCACCGCGAAGAAGAGAAATATTAAAAATGATAGGAATTCCTTTTAGAGTTTACAGTTCATTTTCAGCTATGGAAAGAATTTATGAAACTCCTTTGAAGACTGCTGTCGAAAATGCCGTATCCAAAATCTTAGCCGGTTGTGAAAAACAAGAAAGTGAAGAATTAGCCCTTGCCGCAGATACTATAGTTGTTATTAATAATCAAATCCTTGGAAAACCTAAAAATAGGGAGAAGGCCCGAACATTTTTAAAAATGCTCTCAGGCAAAAAACACACCGTTATTACAGGTTTTGCTGTTAGATTGCCTTCGGGAAAGATAATAAAAGGTTATGAAGAAAGTGGAGTCGTTTTTAGAGATTTGTCAGAAGGTGAAATATCCTGGTATTTAAATACCGGTGAACCTTTTGATAAAGCAGGAGCCTACGGGATACAGGGATATGGAGCACTTTTGGTTAAAAGAATAGAAGGAGACTTCTTTAATGTAATGGGCTTACCTATCGCTAAAATTTATGATATTCTATTAGACAACAATATAGACATTAAAAAAATGGTGGGTAGATAA
- a CDS encoding bacterio-opsin activator, with translation MVIEIRPQEKDYDTLALRVFLKALEIIGGPKKLFEYRNLTWVPSLMEACYAVVLKEEGMKTEDEIAEFIGITKQTVRNMLSADPALVLKKLEGELESKDVKVHTAGGLAKLAYREVKEGRDNVPFVISVCKTYLSQLFGVVWPVEVLTVIKGLSFPLEDRNILKERLKGIKVKDKYAEELIDMIEFPVRSPADLLHKLKEAATKD, from the coding sequence ATGGTAATAGAGATAAGACCTCAGGAGAAAGATTATGATACCCTTGCTCTTCGTGTATTTTTAAAAGCACTGGAGATTATAGGTGGTCCCAAAAAACTGTTTGAATACAGGAACCTCACATGGGTGCCAAGTTTAATGGAAGCTTGCTATGCCGTTGTTTTAAAAGAAGAGGGGATGAAAACGGAGGATGAAATAGCGGAATTCATAGGAATAACAAAACAAACTGTAAGGAACATGCTCTCTGCAGATCCGGCTCTCGTTTTAAAGAAACTTGAAGGTGAACTTGAAAGTAAAGATGTGAAAGTTCACACCGCAGGAGGTCTGGCCAAACTTGCTTACAGAGAAGTTAAAGAAGGTAGAGATAATGTTCCATTTGTAATATCCGTATGTAAAACATACCTTTCACAGCTATTTGGAGTAGTATGGCCTGTTGAAGTGTTAACAGTAATTAAAGGATTATCTTTCCCACTAGAAGATAGAAACATTTTGAAAGAAAGACTGAAAGGGATCAAAGTTAAAGATAAGTATGCTGAAGAACTGATTGATATGATAGAATTCCCTGTTAGAAGCCCTGCTGACTTACTGCACAAACTTAAAGAGGCTGCCACCAAAGATTAA
- the lpxA gene encoding acyl-ACP--UDP-N-acetylglucosamine O-acyltransferase — MSVKIHKLAVVEKGAELDEGVEIGPFSYIGGEVKIGKGTVVKQGAVIEGKTIIGESCTIYSATIGVPPQDLKYKGEPSEVIIGNRTVIREYVTIHRGTEGGGMVTKVGEDCLIMAYSHIAHDCKLGNHVILANVATLAGHVEVDDYAIIGGMTGVHQFVRIGKHAMVGGASAVGRDVPPFTVAIGNRAKLEGINIIGLKRRGFSRETIRALTTAFEMLFKTDEPLKVSMEKVRDEFGDLPEIEEMLKFIEESKRGICTA; from the coding sequence ATGAGCGTAAAAATTCATAAGCTGGCAGTTGTAGAAAAGGGTGCTGAACTTGATGAAGGTGTAGAAATCGGTCCATTTTCTTATATCGGTGGTGAGGTTAAAATAGGTAAAGGAACTGTTGTTAAGCAGGGAGCTGTCATTGAAGGAAAGACAATAATAGGCGAAAGTTGCACGATATATTCAGCTACGATAGGTGTTCCTCCGCAGGATTTAAAGTATAAAGGTGAACCTTCGGAAGTTATTATTGGCAATAGAACAGTTATTAGAGAATATGTCACCATTCACAGAGGAACTGAAGGTGGCGGAATGGTGACAAAGGTTGGAGAAGATTGTTTGATTATGGCTTACTCCCATATTGCTCACGATTGCAAACTTGGAAATCATGTTATCCTTGCCAATGTCGCCACGCTGGCGGGACATGTTGAAGTAGATGATTATGCAATAATTGGAGGCATGACCGGAGTTCATCAATTTGTCAGAATAGGAAAACATGCAATGGTAGGTGGTGCTTCAGCTGTTGGTAGAGATGTTCCACCATTTACAGTTGCAATTGGAAACAGGGCAAAACTTGAAGGTATAAATATTATCGGACTTAAAAGACGGGGATTCAGCCGGGAGACAATAAGAGCTTTAACAACAGCTTTTGAAATGTTGTTCAAAACGGATGAACCTTTAAAGGTTTCAATGGAAAAGGTAAGGGATGAGTTCGGCGATCTTCCTGAAATAGAAGAAATGTTGAAATTTATAGAAGAAAGTAAAAGAGGTATATGTACAGCTTGA
- the ispF gene encoding 2-C-methyl-D-erythritol 2,4-cyclodiphosphate synthase: MFRIGIGYDVHRLIEGRPLIIGGVKIPHDKGLLGHSDADVLLHAICDAILGAASLGDIGKLFPDSDDTYKGISSLILLQEVVKELFSKGYRVVNIDSVVIAQKPKLASYINEMREKIASAVEIPVEYVSVKATTTERLGFEGKEEGIAAQAVVLIEGGED; encoded by the coding sequence ATGTTTAGAATAGGTATAGGGTACGATGTTCACAGACTGATAGAAGGAAGACCGCTTATAATAGGTGGAGTAAAAATCCCCCATGATAAAGGTCTTCTTGGTCATTCAGATGCTGATGTCCTTCTTCATGCCATTTGTGATGCGATTCTTGGCGCTGCTTCTCTCGGTGATATTGGTAAACTTTTCCCCGATAGTGATGATACCTATAAAGGAATAAGCAGTTTAATACTACTTCAGGAAGTAGTTAAAGAATTGTTTTCAAAAGGTTATAGAGTTGTTAATATAGATTCTGTTGTAATTGCCCAAAAACCAAAACTTGCTTCCTATATAAACGAAATGAGAGAGAAGATAGCTTCTGCTGTTGAAATTCCTGTAGAATATGTTTCTGTTAAAGCCACAACTACGGAAAGATTAGGTTTTGAAGGAAAGGAAGAAGGTATAGCAGCACAGGCGGTAGTTCTTATAGAAGGAGGTGAAGATTGA
- the fabZ gene encoding 3-hydroxyacyl-ACP dehydratase FabZ yields MNQELDIFQITEILPHRYPFLLVDKIVEFEPKKRIVGIKNVTINEPFFIGHFPGHPIMPGVLIIEAMAQVGGILMLKSFEMKAGEVVIYFMGVDKARFRKPVRPGDQLKLVLEPIILKPSVSKMKGVAYIEDKVAAEAEIMASVVKK; encoded by the coding sequence TTGAATCAAGAGCTTGATATTTTTCAAATTACAGAGATACTTCCTCATAGGTATCCGTTTCTTCTGGTTGATAAGATTGTAGAATTTGAGCCTAAAAAAAGAATTGTGGGCATTAAAAACGTAACAATTAACGAACCTTTCTTTATAGGTCACTTTCCCGGACATCCAATAATGCCTGGTGTTCTTATCATCGAAGCTATGGCACAGGTCGGTGGCATTTTGATGCTTAAATCTTTCGAGATGAAAGCTGGAGAGGTTGTTATCTACTTTATGGGTGTTGATAAAGCAAGATTTAGAAAACCTGTAAGGCCGGGAGATCAGCTAAAACTTGTTCTTGAGCCTATAATTCTCAAACCAAGTGTTTCAAAGATGAAGGGTGTTGCGTATATTGAAGATAAAGTTGCTGCGGAAGCAGAAATCATGGCATCAGTGGTGAAAAAATGA
- the gatB gene encoding Asp-tRNA(Asn)/Glu-tRNA(Gln) amidotransferase subunit GatB — protein MEFEAVIGLEVHAQLLTETKIFCSCRNRFGDPPNTNVCPVCLGMPGSLPVLNKKAVEFAVKAALALNCKINEYSVFARKHYFYPDLPKAYQITQYELPFAEHGWLEIEKSDGTKKKIRIRRIHMEEDAGKTIHGEGFDQNSYVDLNRAGTPLIEIVSEPDISTPEEARLYMQKLRDILVWIGVNDGNLEEGSLRCDANISIRPKGSDKLGTRTEIKNVNSFRFIQKALEYEIDRQIALVKSGGKVVQETRLYDSQKGITKTMRTKEEAEDYRYFPEPDLPPLIIDSEWLQSIKSSLPELPDETKERFVAEFGITSYDASILTREKVLADFFEKAAKFYSGEAKKVANIIISDFLGVLNEEKQDISTTSVNPEDIAELLSLVDKGTISLRVAKEDVLPEMVKTGKNPSKIVEEKGLVQISDEGALKQVILDVLSKNEKAVKQYKEGDDKKKTKAVKFLIGQVMKETRGKANPKLLNDLIPKVLEEID, from the coding sequence ATGGAGTTCGAAGCAGTAATAGGGCTTGAGGTGCACGCTCAGCTTTTAACAGAAACAAAGATTTTCTGTTCATGCAGGAACAGATTTGGAGATCCACCAAACACAAACGTTTGTCCGGTGTGCCTTGGAATGCCAGGTTCTTTACCTGTATTAAATAAGAAAGCAGTTGAGTTTGCTGTAAAGGCTGCTCTTGCTTTGAACTGTAAGATAAATGAATATTCTGTTTTTGCAAGGAAACACTATTTCTATCCGGATCTTCCTAAAGCTTACCAGATAACTCAGTATGAGCTTCCTTTTGCAGAACATGGCTGGCTGGAGATAGAGAAATCTGACGGAACAAAAAAGAAGATCCGTATCCGCAGAATACACATGGAAGAAGATGCAGGAAAAACAATTCACGGTGAAGGTTTCGACCAAAATTCATACGTTGACTTAAACAGAGCCGGAACACCTCTCATAGAGATTGTTAGTGAACCCGATATTTCCACGCCTGAAGAAGCAAGGCTATACATGCAAAAACTTAGAGATATTCTTGTCTGGATAGGTGTAAATGATGGAAATCTTGAGGAGGGTTCTTTAAGATGTGATGCAAACATTTCAATACGTCCAAAGGGCAGCGATAAACTTGGAACTCGTACAGAAATAAAGAACGTTAACTCATTCAGATTCATACAAAAAGCTTTAGAGTATGAGATAGATAGACAAATTGCTCTTGTTAAAAGCGGCGGAAAAGTTGTCCAGGAAACAAGACTTTATGACTCACAGAAAGGTATAACTAAAACGATGAGAACAAAAGAAGAAGCTGAAGATTACAGATATTTCCCAGAACCTGATCTTCCGCCTCTTATAATAGATTCCGAATGGCTCCAATCCATTAAATCTTCCTTACCTGAATTACCTGATGAAACAAAAGAAAGGTTTGTAGCTGAATTCGGAATCACATCTTATGATGCTTCTATTCTTACAAGAGAAAAGGTACTTGCCGATTTCTTTGAAAAAGCAGCTAAATTTTACAGCGGTGAGGCAAAGAAAGTTGCTAACATAATTATTTCTGACTTCCTGGGCGTGTTAAACGAAGAGAAACAGGATATAAGCACCACATCTGTTAACCCGGAAGATATTGCAGAACTTCTTTCACTTGTAGATAAAGGAACAATTTCTTTAAGAGTTGCTAAAGAGGATGTTCTTCCTGAAATGGTCAAAACAGGCAAAAATCCTTCCAAAATTGTTGAAGAAAAAGGTCTTGTTCAAATTTCTGATGAAGGTGCATTAAAGCAGGTTATTCTTGATGTGCTTTCCAAAAATGAGAAAGCAGTTAAACAGTATAAGGAAGGTGATGATAAGAAGAAAACCAAAGCCGTTAAATTTCTTATCGGTCAGGTTATGAAAGAGACAAGAGGTAAAGCTAATCCCAAACTACTCAACGATCTTATTCCTAAAGTTCTTGAAGAGATAGACTAA
- the fabF gene encoding beta-ketoacyl-ACP synthase II, whose product MKRRVVVTGIGVVSPAGSDVDTFWKNLTEGKSCITRITKFDASDFPVQIAGEVKDFDPLKYFDKKDVRKTDEFIQYAVAASVQAIEMSKLDLDSINLERAGVLIGSGIGGIGTIEKQHEILMKKGPRRISPFFVPMEIINMASGFVSIRFGFKGPNISVVTACATGTHAIGEAFRTIQYGDADIMIAGGTESAITPLSVAGFAAARALSTRNDEPEKASRPFEKNRDGFVMGEGCGILILEEYEHAVKRGAPILAEVVGYGTSGDAYHITAPAPGGEGAARAIKNAINDAGIKPEDITYINAHGTSTKFNDMYETMAIKSVFGEYAYKVKISSIKSMIGHLLGAAGGVECVASVLTLKTGIIPPTINYEEPDPECDLYYVPNKAEKADVRYVLKSNFGFGGTNACLVMKKYEEG is encoded by the coding sequence ATGAAAAGAAGAGTGGTTGTAACAGGTATAGGTGTAGTTTCACCTGCAGGAAGTGATGTCGATACGTTCTGGAAAAATCTTACAGAAGGTAAATCATGTATAACAAGGATTACAAAGTTTGACGCTTCAGACTTTCCGGTTCAGATAGCTGGAGAGGTTAAAGATTTTGATCCTCTCAAATACTTTGATAAAAAAGATGTGAGAAAAACGGACGAATTCATTCAATATGCGGTTGCTGCATCTGTTCAAGCTATAGAGATGTCAAAGCTTGATCTTGATTCGATTAATCTCGAGAGAGCGGGTGTTTTGATTGGTTCAGGTATAGGTGGAATCGGAACCATTGAAAAACAACATGAAATTTTGATGAAGAAAGGACCAAGAAGAATATCTCCTTTTTTTGTTCCGATGGAAATTATAAATATGGCTTCCGGTTTTGTCTCCATAAGGTTTGGTTTTAAAGGGCCCAATATTTCTGTTGTTACTGCTTGTGCTACAGGAACTCATGCAATCGGGGAAGCTTTTAGAACTATCCAGTATGGTGATGCTGATATTATGATTGCAGGTGGAACTGAAAGTGCCATTACGCCATTAAGTGTTGCTGGTTTTGCAGCTGCAAGAGCTCTTTCCACAAGAAATGATGAACCTGAGAAGGCGAGCCGTCCTTTTGAAAAGAATAGAGACGGTTTTGTGATGGGAGAAGGTTGTGGTATTTTAATACTGGAAGAATATGAACATGCGGTTAAGAGAGGTGCTCCGATTCTTGCAGAAGTTGTTGGTTATGGAACAAGCGGAGATGCTTATCACATAACAGCTCCTGCTCCTGGTGGTGAAGGAGCGGCGAGAGCTATTAAGAATGCAATAAACGATGCAGGTATCAAGCCAGAAGATATAACCTACATCAATGCTCACGGAACGTCTACGAAGTTTAACGATATGTATGAAACCATGGCTATAAAATCTGTTTTTGGTGAGTATGCTTACAAGGTTAAGATAAGTAGCATTAAATCTATGATAGGACACCTTTTAGGTGCTGCTGGCGGGGTCGAGTGTGTGGCTTCCGTTCTTACATTAAAAACTGGAATTATTCCTCCTACGATTAATTATGAAGAGCCTGATCCTGAATGTGATCTTTATTATGTTCCCAATAAAGCTGAGAAAGCCGATGTTAGATATGTTCTTAAGAGTAATTTCGGATTTGGTGGAACAAACGCCTGCCTTGTTATGAAGAAATATGAGGAAGGGTAA
- a CDS encoding tetratricopeptide repeat protein translates to MVSRSDPKLEIMQLILEEKYPEALKKLTDILKKEPSNKQLKMLLFDIYYNMGNVNRAVDIAIETSQFLLDEGFYDTVIGYLKKVTYYVKHPELYKILFRALTKRRLDYEAFQSLIDFCKYAIEKHKYLKEAENFLDIVIDLSPIPSLVEEAKKLKKALQTKGQ, encoded by the coding sequence ATGGTTTCAAGGTCTGATCCAAAACTGGAAATAATGCAACTTATTCTGGAAGAGAAATATCCGGAAGCACTAAAAAAGCTAACGGATATTCTTAAAAAAGAACCTAGTAACAAACAGCTTAAAATGCTTTTGTTTGATATATACTACAACATGGGAAATGTAAATAGAGCTGTTGATATTGCCATAGAAACATCACAGTTCTTGCTTGATGAGGGATTTTACGACACGGTAATTGGATACCTCAAAAAAGTTACATACTATGTGAAGCATCCAGAACTATATAAAATCTTATTTCGTGCACTCACCAAACGAAGGCTTGATTATGAAGCCTTTCAGTCTCTTATAGACTTCTGCAAGTATGCAATAGAAAAGCATAAATATCTAAAGGAAGCAGAAAATTTCCTTGATATAGTTATTGACCTTTCTCCAATCCCGTCTCTTGTGGAAGAGGCAAAAAAATTAAAAAAAGCCCTTCAAACGAAGGGCCAATAA
- a CDS encoding response regulator, translated as MKVLYADAKKTWHTLMEKVLKPRGVELIHAETLKEVLNKVNTEKPEVAVINVSLKNGKAYEIIPNVLAAGVPVILIGLKSEGFDEEKAKQMGVKFILPKPFTVDELFRLINEARLEKSKVEVKKEEPGIVLTGGKKEHAEDVEITPTEEIIEIEPSGENLINIDDESELEPISIEPQSEEESIAIQPIEGGLSLEIPETEEEEKVEKEKLAQAFGISKEQPKIEYKEIKEEISPVEEKTAQVSQKTEETVIEKTTATPASVPSQIDINSLKQEIKQELLKEFRKEMEETIKSVAWEVIPDMAEKVIREEIEKFIRSRLV; from the coding sequence ATGAAGGTTCTTTATGCAGATGCAAAAAAAACATGGCACACTTTGATGGAAAAGGTGCTTAAACCAAGAGGTGTAGAGCTAATTCATGCGGAAACTTTAAAAGAGGTTTTAAATAAAGTAAACACTGAAAAACCTGAAGTAGCAGTTATAAATGTGAGCCTTAAAAATGGAAAAGCTTATGAAATTATTCCCAACGTTTTAGCGGCGGGAGTTCCTGTAATTCTCATAGGACTTAAAAGTGAAGGATTTGATGAGGAAAAGGCAAAGCAGATGGGTGTAAAGTTTATCTTACCGAAACCTTTTACGGTTGATGAGCTTTTCAGGCTTATAAATGAAGCACGTCTTGAAAAGTCAAAAGTGGAAGTTAAAAAGGAAGAGCCGGGAATAGTGTTAACCGGTGGGAAGAAGGAGCATGCGGAAGATGTAGAGATTACGCCGACAGAAGAGATTATAGAGATAGAACCTTCAGGAGAAAATTTAATTAATATAGATGATGAATCCGAACTGGAACCTATTTCTATAGAGCCTCAATCTGAAGAAGAATCCATAGCTATTCAACCTATTGAAGGAGGGCTTTCTCTGGAAATTCCTGAAACTGAGGAAGAAGAGAAAGTAGAAAAAGAGAAACTTGCTCAAGCTTTTGGGATTTCCAAAGAACAGCCAAAAATAGAATATAAAGAAATAAAAGAAGAAATTTCTCCTGTTGAAGAAAAAACCGCTCAGGTTTCTCAAAAAACTGAGGAAACTGTTATTGAAAAGACCACAGCGACTCCTGCTTCTGTTCCTTCCCAGATTGATATTAATAGCTTGAAACAAGAGATAAAACAGGAATTACTGAAAGAGTTTAGAAAAGAAATGGAAGAGACTATTAAGTCTGTTGCGTGGGAAGTTATACCTGATATGGCAGAAAAAGTAATAAGGGAAGAAATAGAAAAATTCATAAGAAGCAGGTTAGTGTAA
- the pilB gene encoding type IV-A pilus assembly ATPase PilB, giving the protein MDKAILQQIEKKLTELGISPEKIEKIKKTNEDFFEGLIKNNLISEEALLQILSQVYGVPSVNLKELTLNEDIVKIIPQSTAEKNMLLPIGRIGPNLKLAMADPSDLQTIERLRFSTGFKIEPYVALPFRIKQKLEEVYGKIEEDFFSKLRQELLTEKEATEIEDLEETPIKENVVSLDNLKQLATQAPIVKLVNAIVLEALKRGASDIHIEPFEKELRIRYRIDGVLYVVGKYSPEIKDAVAARFKVLSNLDIAEKRLPQDGRMSVKYKGRKIDFRVSTLPTVFGEKIVLRILDKGNLQLDLSKLGLEDREYKLLMKAIKAPYGMILVTGPTGSGKTTTLYSSLLTVNTPEVNIMTAEDPVEYNLYGINQVQIKHEIGLDFARVLRAFLRQDPDIIMVGEIRDKETAQIAVESALTGHLVFSTLHTNDAPSTVTRLLDMGIEAFLVSSSVLLVIAQRLARKICPKCKEPYKYPIEVLMEVGFSKEEAATIQTYRGKGCDYCNGTGYKGRVGFYEVLEMSHKVRDAILKGKTSDDIRQIAILEGMRTLRDIGRIKIIKGDTTPEEVLRVTREY; this is encoded by the coding sequence ATGGACAAGGCAATTCTACAGCAGATTGAGAAAAAACTAACAGAATTGGGCATATCTCCTGAAAAGATTGAAAAAATAAAGAAAACAAACGAAGACTTCTTTGAAGGTCTTATAAAAAATAATCTAATATCTGAAGAGGCACTTTTACAAATACTTTCTCAGGTTTATGGCGTTCCTTCAGTCAATCTGAAAGAATTAACTTTAAATGAAGATATAGTTAAGATAATTCCTCAAAGCACTGCTGAAAAGAACATGCTTTTGCCAATTGGTAGAATAGGCCCCAACCTTAAACTTGCAATGGCCGATCCGTCTGATTTGCAAACCATAGAACGTCTAAGGTTTTCAACAGGTTTCAAAATAGAGCCTTACGTTGCTTTACCTTTCAGAATCAAACAGAAATTAGAAGAAGTTTACGGAAAAATTGAAGAAGACTTTTTTTCAAAATTACGTCAGGAGCTTTTAACGGAAAAAGAAGCAACTGAAATAGAAGATCTCGAAGAAACGCCTATAAAAGAAAATGTCGTATCTCTTGACAACCTGAAGCAGCTTGCCACACAGGCACCTATCGTTAAGCTTGTTAATGCTATAGTTCTTGAAGCTCTTAAAAGAGGTGCCAGTGATATACACATTGAACCTTTCGAAAAAGAGTTGAGAATACGTTACAGAATTGACGGTGTTCTTTATGTCGTAGGAAAATATTCGCCCGAAATTAAAGATGCTGTTGCTGCAAGGTTTAAAGTACTTAGTAACCTGGACATTGCCGAAAAAAGACTTCCTCAAGACGGTAGAATGTCAGTTAAATACAAAGGCAGAAAAATAGATTTCAGGGTCTCCACACTGCCTACAGTTTTCGGAGAGAAAATAGTTCTGAGGATTCTGGACAAAGGTAACCTCCAACTTGACCTTTCAAAACTTGGTCTTGAAGACAGAGAATATAAACTTCTTATGAAAGCAATCAAAGCACCTTACGGAATGATTCTTGTCACAGGACCTACCGGTTCTGGTAAAACCACCACGCTTTACTCTTCTCTTTTAACTGTTAATACTCCAGAAGTAAATATAATGACAGCAGAAGATCCGGTGGAATACAATCTTTATGGAATAAATCAAGTTCAGATAAAACACGAAATAGGATTAGATTTTGCAAGGGTACTAAGAGCATTTTTGAGACAGGACCCAGATATCATAATGGTTGGTGAGATAAGGGATAAGGAAACGGCTCAAATTGCCGTTGAATCAGCTCTTACCGGTCACCTTGTATTTTCAACACTTCACACCAACGATGCTCCAAGCACGGTAACAAGACTGCTGGATATGGGAATAGAAGCATTTCTGGTTTCTTCTTCTGTCCTGCTCGTTATAGCTCAGAGACTTGCCAGAAAAATCTGTCCAAAGTGTAAAGAACCATACAAATATCCAATTGAAGTGTTGATGGAAGTAGGCTTTTCAAAAGAAGAAGCAGCAACCATACAAACATATCGAGGAAAGGGATGCGACTACTGTAACGGCACAGGTTACAAGGGCAGAGTCGGTTTTTACGAAGTTTTAGAGATGTCACACAAAGTTAGAGATGCTATATTAAAAGGTAAAACCAGTGATGATATTCGCCAGATTGCCATTCTTGAAGGAATGAGAACATTGAGAGATATAGGTAGAATAAAGATCATAAAAGGTGATACAACACCTGAAGAAGTTCTAAGAGTTACAAGAGAGTATTAA
- the mnmH gene encoding tRNA 2-selenouridine(34) synthase MnmH, translated as MNVIKEIDIEQSIEKGFTFVDVRTPEEFKEFHIPRSYNVPLFTLEEKKIVSEIYRTKGEKEARLKAVEIVSPKIPSIVSRVAEIKKRHENVVIYCWRGGLRSLAVATFCNLAGVFVFRLKGGYRAFRQFILDDIQRILGDKKLYVIYGPTGCAKTHLLRNLAKKGFSVIDLEGLAGHRGSVFGSIGLKQPSQKMFDALLWAKLRKLSNEKFILVEGESKRIGRLFIPEPFWKKMEQGINIMVELPLEARVEYSMKDYRVGRYSSDVYLQPLKRIEKYLPQEIYKEIKSAINEGSYRKAIELLMVYYYDKLYKRSMPGKCNIKISVATVSELEEKIINLLQSQDIPEG; from the coding sequence GTGAATGTGATCAAAGAGATTGATATTGAACAGTCGATTGAAAAGGGTTTTACCTTTGTAGATGTTAGAACACCTGAAGAGTTTAAAGAGTTTCACATTCCGCGTTCTTATAACGTTCCTCTCTTCACACTTGAAGAGAAAAAGATTGTATCTGAGATTTACAGGACAAAGGGGGAAAAAGAAGCCAGGCTTAAAGCTGTCGAAATTGTTTCTCCTAAGATTCCTTCTATTGTTTCAAGAGTAGCAGAGATAAAGAAAAGACACGAAAACGTGGTCATTTACTGTTGGAGAGGTGGACTGAGGAGTCTTGCCGTTGCAACTTTTTGTAATCTTGCAGGTGTATTTGTTTTCAGGCTAAAAGGAGGATACAGAGCTTTCAGACAATTTATACTTGATGATATTCAAAGGATTCTTGGAGATAAAAAACTCTATGTGATATATGGACCTACCGGATGTGCAAAAACCCATCTTTTGAGGAATCTTGCCAAAAAAGGTTTCTCAGTGATTGATCTTGAAGGGCTTGCCGGACATAGAGGTTCTGTTTTCGGAAGCATAGGTTTGAAGCAGCCATCTCAAAAGATGTTTGATGCTCTTTTGTGGGCAAAACTCAGGAAGCTGAGCAATGAAAAGTTTATACTTGTTGAAGGTGAAAGCAAAAGAATAGGAAGGCTTTTTATTCCTGAGCCCTTTTGGAAAAAGATGGAACAAGGTATAAACATAATGGTTGAACTGCCTCTGGAGGCAAGAGTTGAATATTCAATGAAAGATTATCGTGTTGGAAGATATTCTTCTGATGTTTATCTTCAACCTCTGAAAAGGATAGAAAAGTATCTTCCACAGGAGATATATAAGGAGATAAAATCTGCAATAAATGAAGGAAGTTACAGAAAGGCGATAGAACTTTTAATGGTTTATTACTACGATAAACTTTATAAACGTTCTATGCCTGGAAAATGTAACATTAAAATATCGGTTGCTACTGTTAGTGAACTGGAAGAAAAAATAATCAATCTTTTACAGAGTCAAGATATTCCTGAAGGATGA